A genomic region of Trichothermofontia sichuanensis B231 contains the following coding sequences:
- a CDS encoding ABC transporter ATP-binding protein: MINPNPTDLTDLITVAQVSKHFPLPDGKGEFTVLSNVSLVVKAGEVVALLGRSGSGKSTLLRIMAGLIPPSQGQVLSNGRPLRGANNDVAMVFQSFALLPWLTVQENVELGLEARGVKREERRRRALKAIDLVGLDGFESAYPKELSGGMKQRVGFARAFVLEPQVLFMDEPFSALDVLTSENLRGEIDDLWNAKTFPSKSILIVTHNIEEAVFLADRAVILGANPGHIRGEVVIDLPRPHERNSPHFASLVDYIYTVMTNPEIEVTGQVSVQPQPQPAAPSPYAIALPHARVGGISGLLELIVDQPEGTDDIPRLAERLQLAVDDLLPILDAAVLLGFAAVSQGDVCLTDIGQDFATTTILRSKDLFRKQVLTHVPVIRSIVQTLREKRSGSMRADFFLDLWDEHFPREEAERQFATAIDWGRYAELFEYDASEERLYLSETSPDLESVASVAD; this comes from the coding sequence ATGATAAACCCGAATCCTACTGATCTAACGGACCTAATTACCGTTGCACAGGTTTCTAAACATTTTCCGCTGCCCGATGGCAAAGGCGAGTTTACGGTTCTCAGTAACGTCAGCTTAGTGGTAAAAGCGGGTGAGGTGGTTGCTCTGTTGGGACGCAGTGGCAGTGGCAAAAGCACCCTACTCCGCATTATGGCTGGGTTGATTCCACCCAGTCAGGGGCAGGTACTCAGCAATGGTAGGCCCCTACGGGGTGCAAATAATGACGTGGCAATGGTCTTTCAAAGCTTTGCCCTGTTGCCGTGGTTAACGGTTCAGGAAAATGTGGAGTTAGGGCTAGAAGCACGGGGGGTCAAGCGTGAGGAGCGGCGACGGCGTGCCCTCAAGGCCATTGACCTGGTGGGGTTAGATGGGTTTGAAAGTGCCTATCCCAAGGAGCTTTCGGGGGGGATGAAACAGCGGGTGGGGTTCGCCCGTGCCTTTGTGTTAGAACCTCAGGTGTTGTTCATGGATGAACCCTTCAGTGCCCTAGATGTCTTGACTTCAGAAAACCTGCGGGGGGAAATTGATGACCTGTGGAATGCCAAAACCTTCCCCTCGAAAAGTATTTTGATCGTCACCCACAATATCGAAGAAGCGGTATTCCTGGCCGATCGCGCGGTCATTTTAGGCGCTAATCCAGGACACATTCGGGGGGAAGTAGTGATTGATTTACCCCGCCCCCACGAGCGCAATTCTCCTCATTTTGCTTCCCTGGTGGATTATATCTACACCGTTATGACTAATCCGGAGATTGAAGTCACGGGTCAGGTGTCGGTGCAGCCGCAGCCCCAACCCGCAGCGCCATCGCCCTATGCGATCGCCTTACCGCATGCGCGCGTGGGGGGCATTAGCGGTCTGCTGGAATTGATTGTGGATCAACCTGAAGGCACCGATGATATTCCACGACTGGCGGAGCGGCTCCAACTGGCGGTCGATGATCTCTTGCCCATTCTGGATGCAGCCGTTCTGCTGGGATTTGCGGCGGTATCCCAGGGGGATGTGTGCCTGACGGACATTGGTCAGGATTTTGCTACAACGACGATCCTCCGCAGTAAGGATCTGTTCCGCAAGCAAGTGCTCACCCACGTACCCGTGATCCGGAGCATCGTCCAAACCCTGCGGGAAAAACGCAGTGGTTCGATGCGGGCTGATTTCTTTTTAGACCTCTGGGATGAACATTTCCCCCGTGAAGAAGCCGAACGTCAATTTGCGACGGCGATCGACTGGGGACGTTATGCGGAACTCTTTGAGTACGATGCGAGTGAGGAGCGGCTGTACCTTTCTGAGACCAGCCCTGATTTAGAGAGTGTTGCCAGCGTTGCCGACTAA
- a CDS encoding polysaccharide biosynthesis/export family protein, whose product MEMQDFLRYFPPMAALSVASFSGGHLLRDPAALSQGPQVPIGPTTPSPRIPPKTPPTAPANSLTASSRGIHTQIAIPEAVPPELALVDAEALLVASNQPYPIPELPQTPSLSAVFAQVPPPVPAQVSPDPVLIHTSVQALSASPLETMMTAEVASIGGGNPENQGIEPGRATGDISFAEPGLPVIDNGSNNDSVAPLPNSPLAATPSPATAAPTPETHLHNAGILVAALLSPETGSALQLAPLQAVTAYEQVDAVSSPPQPAVATTTSPPSLVGTPEEDFPKAVIDIPVPPPESGWLADTAPTIAEKRATTPDSPSPRHTPPSPVRVASSKATSIAQSLTPSIAPDYTLGPGDRVFVDIFNVPEYSKSYQVMVDGTLSLPRIGRLAVAGLTLDQASALISDRYRQFFVEPLTTLVLEQARPVTVALSGEINRPGSYQFKPTETGAFPTLTQAIRQAEGITQTADLRRVEIRRPQANGLEQVIEVNLWDLVQSSNLAQDITLRDGDMIRIAPAPTLTPTQRSQLAEANFAPATIRVNVIGEVVRPGVVEITPNTPLNQAVLRAGGFVNGRANRQAVELIRLQPNGTIQRRTIAVDLADGVNEATNPILQPNDVVLVTRSRFARTADTISQVTAPTLFLLNLLRLF is encoded by the coding sequence ATGGAGATGCAAGACTTTTTACGGTATTTTCCCCCGATGGCGGCGCTGTCCGTCGCCAGTTTTTCTGGTGGCCACCTGTTGCGGGACCCAGCAGCCCTATCCCAAGGTCCTCAAGTGCCGATCGGCCCAACCACACCCTCACCCCGGATACCCCCGAAGACGCCTCCCACTGCTCCGGCTAACTCCCTGACCGCAAGCTCTCGCGGCATCCATACCCAAATCGCTATCCCAGAAGCGGTGCCGCCGGAGTTGGCATTGGTGGACGCTGAGGCACTGTTGGTAGCCAGTAATCAACCCTATCCCATCCCCGAATTACCCCAGACTCCATCCCTCTCAGCGGTCTTTGCCCAGGTCCCCCCGCCGGTGCCCGCCCAAGTCTCTCCCGATCCGGTCCTAATCCATACCTCCGTTCAAGCGCTCAGTGCCAGCCCGTTAGAGACGATGATGACGGCTGAGGTGGCCAGTATCGGGGGAGGCAATCCTGAGAATCAGGGCATAGAACCGGGGAGAGCGACTGGGGATATTAGCTTCGCAGAGCCAGGATTACCTGTGATTGACAATGGGTCAAACAATGACTCTGTCGCCCCCCTCCCCAATAGCCCGCTGGCCGCTACCCCAAGCCCTGCCACAGCCGCCCCTACTCCAGAGACTCACCTTCATAACGCCGGGATTTTGGTTGCCGCCCTCCTATCCCCAGAGACTGGCTCAGCCCTGCAATTGGCCCCGCTCCAAGCGGTTACCGCTTACGAACAGGTCGATGCCGTATCATCCCCACCCCAACCGGCGGTCGCAACCACAACATCCCCCCCCTCTCTGGTAGGAACACCAGAGGAGGACTTCCCTAAAGCCGTTATAGACATCCCGGTTCCCCCCCCTGAGTCGGGATGGCTGGCGGATACTGCTCCCACCATCGCTGAAAAGAGGGCGACCACTCCCGACTCGCCTTCCCCTCGCCACACGCCACCCTCACCCGTTCGCGTCGCGTCTTCAAAGGCGACTTCCATCGCCCAATCCCTAACCCCTAGCATCGCCCCGGACTATACCCTGGGACCGGGCGATCGCGTTTTTGTCGATATTTTCAACGTGCCGGAATATAGCAAGTCTTATCAGGTGATGGTAGATGGCACCCTGAGTTTGCCCCGAATTGGTCGGCTCGCTGTAGCTGGACTCACGCTGGATCAGGCCAGTGCGCTGATTAGCGATCGCTATCGTCAGTTCTTTGTAGAGCCATTGACCACCCTGGTTTTGGAGCAAGCCAGACCGGTCACTGTTGCCTTGAGTGGCGAAATCAACCGTCCTGGCAGCTACCAGTTCAAACCCACCGAGACCGGGGCCTTCCCCACCCTCACCCAGGCCATCCGGCAGGCCGAGGGCATTACCCAAACTGCCGATCTGCGGCGGGTAGAAATTCGCCGACCCCAGGCAAATGGACTGGAGCAGGTCATCGAGGTCAACCTGTGGGATTTAGTACAGTCCAGTAATTTGGCCCAGGACATCACCCTGCGGGATGGCGACATGATTCGCATTGCCCCCGCGCCGACCCTCACTCCGACCCAGCGATCGCAACTAGCAGAAGCTAACTTTGCGCCCGCAACGATTCGCGTCAATGTCATCGGTGAGGTGGTGCGACCGGGGGTGGTGGAAATCACGCCCAATACCCCCCTGAACCAGGCGGTGCTGCGTGCCGGTGGCTTCGTCAATGGACGGGCCAACCGCCAAGCTGTGGAGTTAATTCGCCTGCAACCCAATGGGACCATCCAGCGCCGCACGATCGCTGTCGATCTGGCTGATGGGGTGAACGAAGCCACGAATCCGATCCTGCAACCCAATGATGTGGTGTTGGTGACGCGATCGCGCTTCGCCCGGACCGCTGACACCATTAGTCAAGTCACAGCCCCTACGCTTTTCCTGCTGAATTTACTGCGATTGTTCTGA
- a CDS encoding glycosyltransferase family 4 protein: MSTGFSVQMCKGWCNPDPTASLKLLIVTQFFPPDYAPTGQLIEELAHRLSLQGIDVRIFTGQPGYAFQDSTASPAETIDRVSVRRTRSIYLWPQRIRGKALSGVLFCLRSTLHLLRHAHQTQVLLLTTSPPFLQVLGYGIHRLFGLPYVCLIYDLYPDIITELGVLPEDSPLIQFWHGLNQRIWERAAAIVVLSETMKQRLISNHPELAPKITVIHNWADPFLIQPIAKQANWFAQIHNLVDPFVVLYSGNTGRCHDLATLLDAAKLLRQEPIKFVFIGGGTQYQACQQQAKDWQLEQVLFLPYQDKAVLPYSLTACDLSIVSIGPRMEGLVAPSKLYSALAAGRPIAAICDSDSYLNDLLREANCGQTFRHGDSQGLARFIQQLNHDRALAAELGRSGRQYLETHFSPEHIVQDYYHLLHRVIAKTQSGKAIRPKHS, translated from the coding sequence ATGAGTACTGGCTTTAGTGTGCAGATGTGCAAGGGTTGGTGCAATCCTGATCCGACGGCGTCGCTCAAGTTATTAATCGTGACGCAGTTCTTTCCACCAGACTATGCACCAACGGGCCAATTGATTGAAGAATTGGCTCACCGCCTTAGTCTGCAGGGGATTGATGTGCGAATTTTTACTGGGCAACCGGGATATGCTTTTCAGGATAGTACGGCTTCCCCAGCCGAGACGATCGATCGCGTGAGTGTCCGTCGTACTCGCAGTATTTATCTCTGGCCCCAGCGTATCCGGGGCAAGGCGTTGAGTGGTGTTCTTTTTTGTTTGCGATCAACGTTACATTTACTGCGTCATGCGCATCAAACCCAGGTATTGTTGTTAACGACATCTCCGCCCTTTCTCCAAGTCCTTGGCTATGGCATTCACCGCCTGTTTGGTTTGCCCTATGTTTGCCTGATCTATGATCTTTACCCCGACATTATTACTGAGTTAGGTGTGCTACCAGAGGACAGCCCATTGATTCAGTTTTGGCATGGGTTGAACCAACGAATTTGGGAGCGGGCGGCAGCGATCGTCGTTCTCAGTGAAACCATGAAACAGCGTTTGATAAGCAATCATCCCGAACTCGCACCTAAAATTACAGTCATTCATAATTGGGCTGATCCATTTCTGATTCAACCGATCGCGAAACAGGCGAACTGGTTTGCCCAAATCCACAATCTGGTTGATCCCTTTGTCGTCCTCTACTCGGGTAATACGGGACGCTGCCATGATTTAGCAACCCTGCTAGACGCTGCAAAATTACTCCGTCAAGAGCCGATTAAATTTGTCTTTATTGGAGGCGGTACCCAATACCAAGCCTGTCAGCAGCAGGCCAAGGACTGGCAATTAGAACAAGTTCTGTTTCTGCCCTACCAGGATAAGGCGGTGTTGCCCTATTCCCTGACTGCCTGTGATCTGTCGATTGTGAGTATTGGGCCGCGCATGGAGGGATTAGTTGCGCCCAGTAAGCTCTATTCAGCCTTGGCAGCCGGTAGGCCGATCGCGGCTATCTGCGACAGTGACTCCTATCTCAATGATCTACTCCGCGAGGCGAATTGTGGTCAAACCTTTCGGCATGGAGATAGTCAAGGGTTGGCCCGTTTTATTCAACAGTTGAACCACGATCGTGCGCTGGCGGCTGAGTTAGGGCGATCGGGGCGGCAATACCTGGAAACCCATTTCTCCCCAGAACACATTGTCCAGGACTACTATCACCTGCTGCACCGGGTTATAGCCAAAACCCAGTCGGGTAAGGCGATACGACCTAAACATTCATGA
- a CDS encoding ABC transporter permease, which yields MKTFPTPEALRRFPCGLADVAVILGTLVLLALIARIGAGALVSFHPPEVVPAINLDPRNLPYYAGRSTLRMFIALFFSTVFTLIYGYVAANSRRAERVMIPLLDILQSVPVLGFLSITVTGFIALFPGSLLGLEAASIFAIFTSQVWNMTFSFYQSLRTIPRELDEAARLYQLSRWQRFTQLEVPVATIGLLWNAMMSFGGGWFFVAASEAISVLNQEYTLPGIGSYVAAAIAAEDLAALGYALITIAIVIILVDQLFWRPLIAWSDKFRMEQSAAAETPESWVYDLLQTARIPRLLGQALTPVQEAINQFLSRLTQPRSTFKLADPAHQQRYDRLYNVTLLVIIGCLIAWALHFILTTIGLGEVFKTFWLGILTLLRVTVLLLLATVIWTPVGVAIGFNPKLARALQPVVQFLASFPANFIFPFATLFFIRSHISIEWGSILLMALGAQWYILFNSIAGAQGIPTDLREMADDIGLHGWQRWRKLIIPGIFSAWVTGGVTASGGAWNASIVSEIVSWGQTTLVATGLGAYIAEATTVGDWPRITLGIGMMSLFVVGLNRLLWRRLYQLAETKYHL from the coding sequence GGTGGTACCTGCCATCAATCTTGACCCGCGCAACTTGCCCTACTATGCGGGGCGATCGACCCTGCGCATGTTTATTGCCCTGTTTTTCTCAACGGTATTCACACTGATCTACGGGTATGTTGCTGCCAATAGCCGTCGGGCAGAGCGGGTGATGATTCCCCTATTGGATATCCTGCAATCGGTGCCCGTCTTGGGATTCCTCTCGATTACGGTCACCGGCTTTATTGCCCTCTTCCCTGGCAGCTTGCTAGGGTTGGAGGCAGCGTCGATTTTCGCCATCTTTACTAGCCAGGTCTGGAACATGACCTTTTCGTTCTACCAGTCCCTACGGACCATTCCCAGGGAACTGGATGAGGCTGCCCGGTTGTATCAACTCTCGCGCTGGCAACGGTTTACCCAGTTAGAAGTCCCAGTGGCCACGATCGGTTTGCTGTGGAATGCCATGATGAGCTTTGGCGGGGGCTGGTTTTTTGTGGCGGCCAGTGAAGCCATTAGCGTCCTGAACCAGGAATATACCCTACCGGGCATTGGCTCCTATGTGGCAGCAGCGATCGCGGCGGAAGATTTAGCCGCCCTGGGGTACGCCCTGATCACGATTGCGATCGTCATTATCTTAGTCGATCAACTGTTCTGGCGGCCCTTGATTGCCTGGTCAGATAAGTTTCGGATGGAGCAAAGTGCGGCGGCAGAAACCCCGGAATCCTGGGTCTATGATTTATTGCAGACCGCCCGCATTCCTCGCCTCTTGGGCCAAGCGCTGACCCCAGTCCAGGAAGCCATTAACCAGTTTCTGTCCCGGCTCACGCAACCCCGATCTACCTTTAAGCTAGCGGACCCGGCTCACCAACAGCGGTACGATCGCCTTTACAATGTCACCTTGCTGGTGATTATTGGTTGCTTAATCGCCTGGGCGTTACACTTCATTCTGACGACTATCGGTCTGGGGGAAGTGTTCAAAACCTTCTGGCTGGGCATTCTCACCCTATTGCGTGTGACCGTCCTCCTGCTGTTGGCAACGGTAATCTGGACGCCTGTGGGGGTTGCGATCGGCTTTAACCCCAAACTGGCGCGGGCGCTGCAACCCGTTGTCCAGTTCCTCGCCTCCTTCCCGGCCAACTTTATCTTTCCCTTTGCCACCCTGTTCTTTATTCGTTCCCACATCAGTATCGAATGGGGGAGCATTTTACTCATGGCCCTCGGTGCCCAGTGGTATATCCTGTTTAACTCGATCGCGGGTGCCCAGGGGATTCCCACTGACCTGCGCGAAATGGCCGACGATATTGGTCTACATGGCTGGCAGCGCTGGCGCAAACTGATCATTCCGGGGATTTTCTCGGCCTGGGTGACGGGCGGGGTAACGGCTAGCGGCGGGGCCTGGAATGCCAGCATTGTTTCGGAAATCGTGTCCTGGGGACAAACGACTTTGGTGGCCACTGGTCTTGGAGCCTACATTGCTGAAGCGACGACAGTGGGTGATTGGCCGCGCATTACCCTGGGCATTGGGATGATGAGTTTGTTTGTGGTCGGTCTCAATCGTTTGTTGTGGCGACGACTCTACCAACTTGCCGAAACGAAATATCATCTCTAG
- a CDS encoding alpha/beta hydrolase — protein sequence MPQTARPATGLIVMLHGWGANAQDLVPIAPLTNLPDYQFIFPEAPFPHPYTFSGKMWYDLESEDHQGLTESREYLRDWLQRLEAQTQIPLERTILSGFSQGGAMTLDVGLDLPLAGLVCFSGYLHPTDRPVGIPYPPVLLLHGGQDTVVPLRAAEQAYHVLQSWGVPVEYETYPTMGHEIQPPLLEKMHHFVQTLPAFAAS from the coding sequence CTGCCCCAAACCGCTCGCCCAGCCACCGGGTTGATCGTGATGTTGCATGGTTGGGGGGCCAACGCCCAGGATTTAGTGCCGATCGCGCCCCTGACGAACCTGCCCGACTATCAATTTATCTTTCCTGAAGCCCCCTTCCCCCATCCCTACACCTTCTCCGGCAAGATGTGGTATGACCTGGAAAGTGAGGATCACCAAGGCTTAACCGAAAGCCGAGAGTACCTGCGGGATTGGCTGCAACGTCTGGAGGCCCAAACCCAAATTCCCCTGGAACGCACGATCTTGAGTGGCTTTTCCCAAGGAGGGGCGATGACCCTGGACGTGGGGCTGGATTTACCGCTAGCTGGGTTAGTATGCTTTAGCGGCTATCTCCATCCCACGGATCGCCCTGTGGGTATTCCCTATCCCCCTGTCCTCCTCCTCCACGGTGGTCAGGATACCGTCGTGCCCCTACGCGCTGCTGAGCAAGCATATCATGTCCTACAAAGCTGGGGAGTACCCGTCGAGTACGAAACCTATCCAACAATGGGTCATGAAATTCAACCTCCTTTGCTGGAGAAAATGCATCACTTTGTTCAGACGTTACCTGCCTTTGCAGCAAGTTAA
- the purH gene encoding bifunctional phosphoribosylaminoimidazolecarboxamide formyltransferase/IMP cyclohydrolase: MARLALLSTSNKSGLVGLAQTLVQEFGFTLISSGGTAQVLKEAGLPVIKVAEHTGSPEILGGRVKTLHPRIHGGILARLDRESDRADLAANDIPAIELVVVNLYPFEQTIAQPGIDLADAIEQIDIGGPTLVRASAKNYTFVTILCDPSQYDAYLQELRQQGGQPSLAFRQACALKAFQHTAAYDRAITAYLSQQFQAETEADVFPGTLILSGQRHQSLRYGENPHQAAVWYRSGTTPRGWAAATQLQGKELSYNNLVDLEAARALIAEFGQEQAAVAILKHTNPCGVALGDTLAETYDRAFNADATSAFGGIVALNRAIDAATADRLSQTFLECILAPACDPDAAEILQKKSKLRILILPDLTTGEPVTIKVIAGGFLAQTADRGDMDTQAWQVVTQTQPTPAQFAELLFAWKVVKHVKSNAIVVTRDRTTIGVGAGQMNRVGSVQIALTQAGEKAQGAVLASDAFFPFDDSVRTAAAAGITAIVQPGGSLRDADSIQAANELGIAMVFTGKRHFLH; this comes from the coding sequence ATGGCGCGGCTAGCACTGCTGAGTACATCAAATAAGTCTGGACTCGTTGGATTAGCCCAGACCCTCGTGCAAGAATTTGGCTTCACCCTGATCAGCAGTGGTGGGACTGCCCAAGTTCTCAAAGAGGCTGGCCTGCCCGTGATCAAGGTGGCTGAACACACCGGGTCACCGGAAATTTTGGGCGGGCGGGTGAAAACCCTCCATCCGCGTATTCATGGCGGTATCCTGGCCCGTTTGGATCGGGAGAGCGATCGCGCTGACTTGGCTGCCAATGACATCCCCGCGATCGAACTTGTGGTCGTTAACCTATATCCCTTTGAACAAACGATCGCCCAACCGGGGATTGACCTTGCTGACGCGATCGAGCAAATTGATATTGGGGGTCCCACCTTGGTTCGCGCCAGTGCCAAAAACTACACCTTTGTGACGATCCTGTGTGACCCCAGCCAGTACGACGCCTACCTACAAGAACTCCGGCAACAGGGCGGTCAACCATCCCTTGCCTTCCGCCAGGCCTGTGCGCTGAAAGCGTTTCAACACACTGCTGCTTACGATCGGGCCATTACTGCCTATCTCAGCCAACAATTCCAAGCAGAAACCGAGGCCGACGTTTTCCCCGGAACTCTGATCCTGTCCGGGCAGCGGCATCAAAGCCTACGCTATGGTGAAAACCCCCACCAGGCTGCCGTCTGGTATCGCAGCGGCACCACGCCGCGGGGTTGGGCCGCTGCCACCCAATTACAGGGGAAGGAACTGAGCTACAACAACCTTGTGGATCTGGAAGCGGCACGGGCATTGATTGCCGAATTTGGCCAGGAGCAGGCTGCCGTTGCCATCCTCAAGCATACCAACCCCTGTGGGGTTGCCCTCGGGGATACCCTGGCGGAAACCTACGATCGTGCCTTTAATGCGGATGCCACCTCAGCCTTTGGTGGCATTGTGGCCCTCAACCGAGCGATCGACGCAGCGACAGCAGACCGGCTGAGTCAAACCTTTTTGGAATGCATCCTGGCCCCCGCCTGCGACCCGGACGCTGCCGAGATTCTCCAGAAAAAATCTAAATTACGAATTTTAATCCTGCCCGATTTAACCACCGGGGAACCCGTGACGATCAAAGTCATTGCCGGTGGCTTTTTGGCCCAAACTGCCGATCGGGGCGACATGGATACGCAGGCATGGCAGGTGGTTACCCAAACCCAGCCGACTCCTGCCCAATTCGCCGAACTCCTGTTTGCCTGGAAGGTGGTCAAACACGTCAAATCCAACGCGATCGTCGTTACCCGCGATCGCACCACGATCGGTGTGGGAGCCGGTCAAATGAACCGGGTGGGATCGGTGCAAATTGCCCTCACCCAGGCGGGCGAAAAAGCCCAAGGAGCGGTTCTGGCCAGTGATGCCTTTTTCCCCTTCGATGACTCGGTGCGGACGGCGGCGGCGGCAGGGATCACCGCGATCGTGCAACCGGGGGGGAGTCTGCGGGATGCGGATTCAATCCAGGCAGCGAATGAATTGGGGATCGCAATGGTCTTTACGGGGAAACGGCATTTCTTGCATTAG